The proteins below come from a single Zea mays cultivar B73 chromosome 8, Zm-B73-REFERENCE-NAM-5.0, whole genome shotgun sequence genomic window:
- the LOC103635063 gene encoding protein DOG1-like 4, translating to MSCSDDMAAFYDAWVGREEQIVAELTAALALQPRRRGDALALLVDGAVAHVAAYYEHKSRLADRDVVAALDPRWLNPIERTFLWAWGWKPALMFRFVESVGVGLRLEQRRALEELRGATAAAEREVDLQVAAVQESLAGPRVLAALRRQPLRNGEAEDAVAVVGRSLRVLLVAADALRDRTLRGVVGLLATDQAGAVVVAMLRFHLGVRRAGRDWSSGHGAQRRT from the coding sequence ATGTCTTGCTCCGACGATATGGCGGCGTTCTACGACGCCTGGGTGGGACGCGAGGAGCAGATCGTGGCGGAACTAACGGCGGCGCTCGCGCTCCAGCCCCGGCGCAGGGGCGACGCGCTAGCGCTGCTCGTTGACGGTGCCGTCGCCCACGTGGCCGCCTACTACGAGCACAAGTCCCGGCTCGCCGACCGCGACGTCGTGGCCGCGCTGGACCCCCGCTGGCTCAACCCGATCGAGCGCACCTTCCTGTGGGCCTGGGGGTGGAAGCCCGCGCTCATGTTCCGCTTCGTGGAGAGCGTCGGCGTCGGCTTGCGCCTCGAGCAGCGGCGCGCGCTGGAGGAGCTCCGCGGCGCCACGGCGGCCGCCGAGCGGGAGGTGGACCTGCAGGTGGCGGCCGTGCAGGAGTCGCTGGCGGGCCCGAGGGTGCTGGCCGCCCTGCGCAGGCAGCCCCTGCGGAACGGCGAGGCCGAAGATGCCGTGGCGGTCGTCGGGCGCTCGCTGCGCGTGCTGCTGGTCGCGGCCGACGCGCTGCGGGACCGCACGCTGCGCGGCGTCGTCGGGCTGCTCGCGACTGACCAGGCCGGCGCGGTCGTCGTGGCCATGCTGAGGTTCCATCTCGGTGTCCGCCGCGCCGGCCGCGACTGGAGCTCCGGGCACGGAGCCCAGCGGCGCACCTAA